The proteins below are encoded in one region of Amycolatopsis magusensis:
- the kdpA gene encoding potassium-transporting ATPase subunit KdpA, which yields MSDTTAGLLQTGLLLLALAVAYKPLGDHIAGVYSSERHLKGELVLYRLFRVNPESSQRWSTYALSVLAFSLVSVVFLYLLQRLQPLLPWDLGRGSVDPGTAFNTAVSFVTNTNWQSYVPEAVMGHGVQMFGLTVQNFLSGAVGLAVAVALVRGFTRAKTDRLGNFWVDLTRGTVRILLPLAFVFAIVLIALGVVQSLSAGIAVTSPDGSSSTLALAPAASQEAIKELGTNGGGIFNANSAHPFENPNSWSNLVEVFLLLVIPVAMPRAFGKLVGSHKQGYVLLSVMGALWAAMLAVSWLGETHPNGPAALLAGSAMEGKEQRFGLSLSSLFATSTTGTSTGAVNAMHDSFTGLGGGVPLVHMLFGEVSPGGVGTGLYGILVMAIIAMFLAGLMVGRTPEFLGKKLGRREVTCAAVAMLAMPAVVLLGTGAALVVPGTTDAMTNSGPHGLSEVLYAYASTGNNNGSAFGGLTVTGDWFQSSLGVAMLLGRFVPILAVLCLAGSLAAQPKVPVTAGTLPTTGLLFGSLLAGTVVLVAALTFVPALALGPIAEALA from the coding sequence ATGTCCGACACCACGGCCGGTCTGCTGCAGACCGGCCTGCTCCTCCTCGCGCTGGCGGTGGCGTACAAACCGCTGGGCGACCACATCGCCGGGGTGTATTCCAGCGAAAGGCACCTCAAAGGCGAACTCGTGCTCTACCGCCTCTTCCGGGTGAATCCGGAATCGTCGCAGCGCTGGAGCACCTACGCGCTCAGCGTGCTGGCGTTCTCCCTGGTTTCGGTGGTTTTCCTGTACCTGCTCCAGCGGTTGCAGCCGTTGTTGCCGTGGGACCTGGGCCGCGGCTCGGTCGACCCCGGCACCGCCTTCAACACCGCGGTCAGCTTCGTCACCAACACGAACTGGCAGTCCTACGTGCCCGAGGCCGTGATGGGACACGGCGTCCAGATGTTCGGGCTGACCGTGCAGAACTTCCTGTCCGGCGCGGTCGGGCTGGCGGTGGCGGTCGCGCTGGTCCGCGGGTTCACCCGGGCGAAGACCGACCGGCTCGGCAACTTCTGGGTGGACCTGACCCGCGGCACCGTGCGGATCCTGCTGCCGCTCGCCTTCGTCTTCGCGATCGTGCTGATCGCGCTCGGCGTGGTGCAGAGCCTGTCGGCGGGGATCGCGGTGACCAGCCCGGACGGCTCGTCGTCCACCCTCGCGCTGGCGCCGGCCGCCAGCCAGGAGGCGATCAAGGAACTGGGCACCAACGGCGGTGGGATCTTCAACGCCAACTCCGCGCACCCGTTCGAGAACCCGAACTCGTGGTCGAACCTGGTCGAGGTCTTCCTGCTGCTGGTCATCCCGGTGGCCATGCCGCGGGCCTTCGGCAAGCTGGTCGGCAGCCACAAGCAGGGGTACGTGCTGCTCTCGGTGATGGGCGCGCTGTGGGCGGCGATGCTGGCCGTGTCCTGGCTCGGCGAGACCCACCCGAACGGCCCGGCGGCGCTGCTGGCCGGGTCCGCCATGGAGGGCAAGGAGCAACGGTTCGGGTTGAGCCTGTCCTCGCTGTTCGCCACCAGCACCACCGGCACCTCCACCGGCGCGGTCAACGCGATGCACGACAGCTTCACCGGCCTGGGCGGCGGGGTCCCGCTGGTGCACATGCTCTTCGGCGAGGTGTCGCCGGGCGGGGTGGGCACCGGGCTCTACGGGATCCTGGTGATGGCGATCATCGCGATGTTCCTCGCCGGGCTGATGGTGGGCCGCACGCCGGAGTTCCTCGGCAAGAAGCTCGGGCGCCGCGAGGTCACCTGCGCGGCCGTGGCGATGCTGGCCATGCCGGCGGTGGTGCTGCTCGGCACCGGCGCCGCGCTGGTGGTGCCGGGTACCACGGACGCGATGACCAACAGCGGGCCGCACGGCCTCTCGGAGGTCCTCTACGCCTACGCCTCCACGGGCAACAACAACGGCAGCGCGTTCGGCGGGCTGACCGTGACCGGCGACTGGTTCCAGTCATCGCTCGGCGTGGCCATGCTGCTCGGGCGGTTCGTGCCGATCCTCGCGGTGCTGTGCCTGGCGGGTTCGCTCGCCGCGCAGCCGAAGGTGCCGGTGACCGCGGGCACGCTGCCCACCACCGGACTGCTGTTCGGTTCCCTGCTCGCCGGCACCGTCGTGCTGGTCGCGGCGCTCACCTTCGTCCCGGCACTCGCACTCGGACCCATCGCGGAGGCACTCGCATGA
- the kdpF gene encoding K(+)-transporting ATPase subunit F — MSGTVANVVGGVLALGLLGYLFAALIKPEKF, encoded by the coding sequence GTGAGCGGCACGGTCGCCAACGTCGTCGGCGGGGTGCTGGCGCTCGGGCTGCTCGGCTACCTGTTCGCCGCCCTGATCAAGCCGGAGAAGTTCTGA
- the kdpB gene encoding potassium-transporting ATPase subunit KdpB: MSAFGPRQLLTSLPVALRKLDPRHQLRNPVMFVVWVGSVLVTVFAVAEPSVFTVLIAVWLWFTVVFANLAEAVAEGRGKAQAESLRRTKKETVARRLTADGAEQEVPGADLRVGDLVVVEAGGVIPGDGDVVEGIATVDESAITGESAPVIRESGGDRSAVTGGTTVLSDRIVVKITTKPGESFVDRMIALVEGASRQKTPNEIALTILLSTLTIIFLLAVVALQPMAAYSGSEQSVVVLTALLVCLIPTTIGALLSAIGIAGMDRLVQRNVLATSGRAVEAAGDVSTLLLDKTGTITFGNRRATELLPVGESTVEELAAVARLSSLADGTPEGRSIVELTGDAEPTEEERLAEFVPFTAQTRMSGLNLRDREIRKGAAGAVRAWVRERGGEMPDKTEHIVDEVSQQGGTPLVVAECVTGGKAVVRGVIRLSDVVKPGMRERFAELRSMGIRTVMITGDNPLTAKAIAEDAGVDDYLAEARPEDKMALIHREQEGGRLVAMTGDGTNDAPALAASDVGVAMNTGTSAAKEAGNMVDLDSDPTKLIEIVGIGKQLLITRGALTTFSVANDLAKYFAILPAMFLAIYPQLGGLNVMGLATPASAILSAVIFNALVIVALIPLALRGVRYRPSGAAALLRRNLLVYGVGGVLTPFAGIWLIDQLVRLIPGIG, from the coding sequence ATGAGCGCGTTCGGCCCACGGCAGCTGCTCACCTCGCTGCCCGTCGCGCTGCGGAAGCTCGACCCGCGCCACCAGCTGCGCAACCCGGTCATGTTCGTGGTCTGGGTGGGCTCGGTGCTGGTCACGGTGTTCGCCGTGGCCGAGCCGAGCGTGTTCACCGTGCTGATCGCGGTCTGGCTGTGGTTCACCGTGGTGTTCGCGAACCTCGCCGAAGCGGTGGCCGAGGGGCGCGGCAAGGCGCAGGCGGAGTCGTTGCGGCGCACCAAGAAGGAGACCGTGGCGCGGCGGCTGACCGCGGACGGCGCCGAGCAGGAGGTACCCGGTGCCGACCTGCGCGTCGGTGACCTGGTGGTGGTCGAAGCGGGCGGGGTGATCCCCGGCGACGGTGACGTGGTCGAAGGCATCGCGACCGTGGACGAATCGGCCATCACCGGCGAGTCGGCCCCGGTGATCCGAGAGTCCGGCGGCGACCGCTCGGCGGTCACCGGCGGCACCACCGTGCTGTCCGACCGGATCGTCGTCAAGATCACCACGAAGCCCGGCGAGTCCTTTGTGGACCGCATGATCGCTTTGGTGGAAGGGGCTTCGCGGCAGAAGACGCCGAACGAGATCGCGCTGACCATCCTGCTGTCCACGCTGACTATCATCTTCCTGCTCGCGGTGGTCGCGCTGCAGCCGATGGCGGCGTACTCGGGCAGCGAGCAGTCGGTGGTGGTGCTGACCGCGCTGCTGGTCTGCCTGATCCCGACCACCATCGGCGCGCTGCTCTCGGCGATCGGCATCGCCGGGATGGACCGGCTGGTGCAGCGCAACGTGCTGGCCACCTCCGGCCGTGCGGTCGAGGCGGCGGGTGACGTGTCCACCCTGCTGCTGGACAAGACCGGCACGATCACCTTCGGCAACCGCAGGGCGACCGAGCTGCTCCCGGTTGGTGAGTCCACTGTGGAGGAACTGGCGGCGGTGGCCAGGTTGTCCAGCCTCGCCGACGGCACGCCCGAAGGCCGCAGCATCGTGGAGCTGACCGGGGACGCCGAGCCCACCGAGGAGGAACGGCTCGCCGAGTTCGTGCCGTTCACCGCGCAGACCCGGATGAGCGGGCTGAACCTCCGCGACCGCGAGATCCGCAAGGGCGCGGCGGGCGCGGTGCGGGCGTGGGTGCGTGAGCGCGGTGGCGAGATGCCGGACAAAACCGAGCACATCGTCGACGAGGTCAGCCAGCAGGGCGGTACCCCGCTGGTGGTGGCCGAGTGCGTGACCGGCGGCAAAGCCGTGGTGCGCGGGGTGATCCGGCTGTCCGACGTGGTCAAGCCGGGCATGCGCGAGCGGTTCGCCGAACTGCGCTCGATGGGCATCCGGACGGTGATGATCACCGGCGACAACCCGCTCACCGCCAAGGCCATCGCCGAGGACGCCGGGGTCGACGACTACCTGGCCGAGGCCAGGCCGGAGGACAAGATGGCGTTGATCCACCGCGAGCAGGAGGGCGGGCGGCTGGTCGCGATGACCGGCGACGGCACGAACGACGCGCCCGCGCTGGCCGCCTCCGACGTCGGGGTGGCGATGAACACCGGCACGTCGGCCGCGAAGGAGGCGGGCAACATGGTCGACCTCGATTCGGACCCGACCAAGCTGATCGAGATCGTCGGCATCGGCAAGCAGCTGCTGATCACCCGCGGCGCGCTGACCACCTTCAGCGTGGCGAACGACCTGGCCAAGTACTTCGCCATCCTCCCGGCCATGTTCCTGGCGATCTACCCGCAGCTCGGCGGGCTGAACGTGATGGGGCTGGCCACGCCGGCCTCGGCGATCCTGTCCGCGGTGATCTTCAACGCGCTGGTCATCGTGGCGCTGATCCCGCTGGCCCTGCGCGGGGTGCGGTACCGCCCGTCCGGCGCGGCCGCGTTGCTGCGGCGGAACCTGCTCGTCTACGGCGTCGGTGGCGTGCTCACGCCGTTCGCCGGGATCTGGCTGATCGACCAGCTTGTCCGACTGATTCCCGGGATCGGGTGA